A single Bacillus sp. HMF5848 DNA region contains:
- a CDS encoding Lrp/AsnC family transcriptional regulator: MLLNEKEIELLELLQNDARMPLDVLAKALQLSEADVQATINKLEEHHVILKYATVVDWRKVDGLEGVTAMIDVKVTPKRGVGFDEIAERIYKFSEVRSVYLMSGAYDLSVIIEGRTMSEIAQFVSDKLSTLDSVLSTTTHFILKKYKHDGTIFDERNKDKRIVVSP, from the coding sequence TTGCTACTAAATGAAAAAGAAATTGAATTGCTTGAGCTTTTACAAAATGATGCGAGGATGCCACTTGATGTTCTTGCAAAAGCGCTTCAGCTTTCGGAGGCCGATGTGCAAGCCACCATTAATAAATTGGAAGAACATCATGTCATCTTGAAGTATGCAACTGTTGTGGATTGGCGAAAGGTCGATGGGTTAGAAGGAGTGACAGCGATGATTGACGTGAAGGTTACCCCTAAGCGTGGTGTAGGCTTTGATGAAATTGCAGAGCGTATATACAAATTCTCAGAAGTGCGTTCTGTATATCTCATGTCGGGTGCTTATGATCTATCGGTTATTATTGAAGGGCGTACTATGTCTGAAATCGCTCAGTTTGTCTCAGATAAGTTATCTACACTCGATTCTGTATTGTCAACGACAACACATTTTATTTTGAAAAAATACAAACATGACGGGACTATTTTCGATGAGCGGAATAAGGATAAGCGAATTGTGGTGTCTCCATGA
- a CDS encoding alpha/beta fold hydrolase, whose translation MVATIPQSITIRGVKVYYELTPWKDKPVIVLIHGFLSSSFSYRRLIPLLKESYTVLAVDLPPFGKSAKVKNFVYSYANMAQIVIELLQRLQLTQVTLVGHSMGGQIALNIAKQKPDIVKKLILLCSSGYLSKASKPMIYFSYLPFFSLVIKAWLYSKGTHGNLQNSVFDHSLIDEEMLRGYEEPFHDESIYHALTKMLRHREGDLPAEDLRTIRTPSLLIWGENDKVVPIEIGERLHKDLPSSHFVSFTQTGHLVPEERPLPVYEHMLEFI comes from the coding sequence ATAGTGGCAACCATTCCCCAATCTATTACCATTAGAGGCGTAAAAGTATATTACGAGCTCACTCCATGGAAGGACAAGCCTGTTATCGTGCTTATACACGGATTTTTGTCGTCGTCTTTTAGTTATCGGCGCTTAATTCCATTATTAAAGGAATCTTATACAGTTTTAGCGGTTGACTTACCCCCATTTGGTAAGAGCGCAAAGGTAAAGAACTTTGTATACTCTTATGCCAATATGGCCCAAATTGTTATCGAGCTTCTCCAACGTCTTCAGCTTACACAGGTTACTTTAGTAGGACACTCCATGGGCGGACAAATCGCTTTAAATATCGCAAAGCAAAAACCTGATATTGTAAAAAAATTAATTCTTTTATGTAGCTCAGGTTATTTAAGTAAAGCATCAAAACCAATGATTTACTTTTCTTACTTACCTTTCTTTTCATTAGTTATAAAAGCGTGGTTATATTCAAAAGGCACACATGGAAATCTTCAAAACAGTGTGTTTGACCACAGTTTAATTGATGAAGAGATGCTTCGAGGCTACGAGGAACCGTTTCATGACGAAAGCATATATCATGCCTTAACTAAGATGCTGCGTCATCGCGAGGGTGATTTACCGGCTGAAGACCTTCGGACTATTCGTACTCCCAGTCTTTTAATATGGGGCGAAAATGATAAAGTAGTGCCGATTGAAATAGGAGAAAGACTCCATAAAGATTTACCAAGCTCTCATTTTGTTTCATTTACACAAACAGGACATCTTGTTCCTGAGGAGAGACCTTTGCCCGTTTATGAGCACATGTTAGAATTTATATAA
- a CDS encoding cell wall metabolism sensor histidine kinase WalK gives MGTVRFSLAQKIWLLVSIVIVGTLLISYLLFHYFYQQIYVNNVQETLTHEGFQLAHEYAGGPIHDDLRKQIEWYNSVSQTDVLLVDNPKDLAACLPYEVDVDTLITEEDRDTLLTGDVVVKLGYETRFQRQIMGVIVPLLDDLRLAGIIYLYVPLASVEEVNNDAGYIWLLAAILYIVLSIFLGKLVVEKLTNPLRKIEKVAIRLSKGDFSETVDVQSNDEIGQLAHTFNQMIEAIRNEDHRKKEFISTVSHELRTPLSYVQGYSEAILEGMVTSKDKERGYLQIILKEAKRMKRLVNDLLDLSLLESGDFPINKTPLVLAQLIEDTLQTYAPIFAEKQLKLKLSTDPEVVVEADADRIEQVLHNLLDNAVRYSPEQSAITVSMSGDESFCTISIQDTGCGISEEDLQYLGEKFFRVNKARTRKDGGTGLGLAITKRIIEYHNGSIQFVSSTGKGTTVLITLPVLKV, from the coding sequence ATGGGAACGGTACGATTTTCACTAGCGCAAAAAATATGGTTACTCGTCAGTATTGTTATTGTAGGAACGTTGTTAATTTCATATTTATTATTTCATTATTTTTATCAGCAAATATATGTTAATAATGTTCAAGAAACATTAACGCATGAAGGATTTCAATTGGCTCATGAATATGCGGGGGGGCCAATTCATGATGACCTCAGAAAGCAAATTGAATGGTACAATTCTGTATCACAAACAGATGTATTACTAGTTGATAATCCTAAAGATTTAGCGGCATGTTTACCATATGAGGTGGACGTAGATACTCTTATAACTGAAGAAGATCGAGATACTTTGTTAACGGGTGATGTTGTTGTTAAGCTTGGTTATGAAACAAGATTTCAACGACAAATAATGGGTGTTATTGTTCCACTTTTAGATGACCTTCGCTTAGCAGGAATCATATATTTATATGTGCCTTTAGCTAGTGTAGAAGAGGTAAATAATGATGCAGGGTATATATGGTTATTGGCAGCCATTTTATATATCGTATTATCAATATTTTTAGGGAAATTAGTAGTTGAAAAGCTAACTAATCCACTTCGCAAAATCGAAAAAGTAGCGATACGTCTTTCAAAAGGAGATTTTAGTGAGACAGTAGACGTTCAATCTAATGATGAAATAGGTCAACTAGCTCATACCTTTAATCAGATGATTGAAGCAATAAGAAATGAGGATCATCGGAAAAAGGAATTTATTTCAACTGTATCACATGAACTACGAACACCACTTAGTTACGTTCAAGGCTATTCAGAAGCAATATTAGAGGGTATGGTCACGTCTAAGGATAAAGAGCGCGGATACTTACAAATTATATTAAAAGAAGCAAAAAGAATGAAGCGGCTTGTTAATGACTTGTTAGATCTGTCTCTGTTAGAGAGCGGCGATTTCCCTATAAACAAAACACCGCTTGTGCTTGCCCAGTTAATAGAAGATACATTGCAAACGTACGCGCCAATATTTGCTGAAAAGCAGTTAAAGTTGAAGCTCAGCACAGACCCTGAAGTGGTGGTAGAGGCGGATGCAGATCGAATAGAGCAAGTGCTGCACAATTTACTTGATAATGCAGTTCGATACTCTCCTGAACAAAGTGCTATTACTGTCTCAATGAGCGGAGATGAGTCTTTTTGTACTATCTCAATTCAAGATACTGGCTGTGGAATTTCCGAAGAGGATCTTCAATACTTAGGAGAAAAATTCTTTCGTGTGAATAAAGCGCGTACTAGAAAAGATGGCGGTACGGGGTTAGGGTTAGCTATTACAAAAAGAATTATTGAATATCATAATGGATCTATTCAATTTGTTAGTTCAACAGGGAAAGGTACGACCGTTCTTATTACATTACCCGTTTTAAAGGTGTAG